cattatTAGTAGGTTACCATgttcttcactttagaatactgatccaaataatttgtaattccTTCTGATGGATTTTATAATACtcgagtcattactagtggggtaccatgatcttcactttagaattaattatacattttgcattgttcacattaattatgaacctgcaTATAGTAGTTCTTCGGAAGTTCCACTTTCAACTGAGTGCTATTACTTAGTGATCTGACttagagtttcttgttagtttaTAGTAGTTACTaaaatgttaatagtgcattagttaTTTTTTCCTGTGGTTATTCATTTATGACAGAAcagtattgtaaagtgttaccagattttttaattgttttaccaTTAATAATtagcttatttattttgtagttaactagttaagtatttaaataaataaccctTCTAGGTTGTTGGTGTCtggacttatttatttatttattttatgacattagactttgtgacttcctgcacttgctatactaaaatgtattatattactcatttaaataaatccaaaagtaagacacacacacataaaaaaaaaaatatttgttggcATTTGTTGGCAAGGATATCAAATGATAAATCCTACTGCTGAGAAAGTGGTTGtttcatgataaaaaaaatactgaagcCCAAGGTTATATCTGCAACAAATGTAAGACATAACAAGACATAACCGCTTTGCAAAACTACTTGCAAGAGTAGAAAAATCTATTTCTGTTACACTAGCAAATACAggatttatttttcagttagagtaatttacattttttatttattttttttatcctaaATCCCTAATTCAAGGACTGGCAAGCATAGCAGCCAAAACAAAGATGAGTGTTATCCATattgaatgtaataaaaaatttaaaataggaAAAGTTTATATTCGGAGTATCTAAGGTGAAGTGAAGGCAAGAAATACTTACTGTTATCTGTTATTTCGGTTTCCTCTTGAATCTGCTCGTCATCTGTAGCTGCAAAAAGCCTCTGCATTGGATTTTATAGCTGCTGGGGCTGGGGTGGACTTTGAcagtttcactttcatttttttattccagTAACTGTATGGCTTTATAAGAACCAGGCAGACCACTAGAGAACATCAATGTCAGACTTATTACAAATTAAtctgttaataaatgttaaacttTGTCAAGTCAATCCACACTTTGACATCATTCTTTCGCATGACATCATTCATTAACATAAGTTATTTCTTAATAATTCAggtattataaaataaataatggaaCTGTGGTTCTGAATAGATTCCCAGATAGTAGTTCCCAACTATGTCTATGACATTATAATATGTAAGATTTGCTctcaaacatttaataataataaaaaagatataGTACATTATCTTTTAATATCACTTGGCAATTGTAATGCCAATAGACCACTGCAACTAGATTCAGCAAGAAGAGGGTTTTTCAGCTCTGGCCATCAGTATCATGAATATCACCACTGAAAATCCTGTCAGTGGCCACCAGAGGTCCCCCTCGCCCGAGTTTTAGATTCGGGACTACATTTGCAAGAACCCACATAACTGGACAGATTGCACTCACGCCTGTCCTGCATTTCTCAGACTATTTAACCACTAAGCATGCTAGGATCAGTGCGAAGtcttaagccctattcggacaggattagttttacatggagaggtggggtaaagtaatttttacCAGAGCTTCTCAGTGAttttagtcccgtccgaatgtGCCATCTCAGTAATCATTACGGACGATTTCAGTAAAGATTACGGCGACTTTTACCTTCTGTAAAAAGGTCCGGAAGAATTACCTCAGGTAATACTAATCCGGTGCGAATAGACCAGCTGTAAGTATGTACGTAAAGATTctgtaatttcttaattaaaattagttttccGCGGGGTTTTTTCACGCTTGAAGAAGCATTCAGTTGCGTTCTAGGCGGTGGGACAAATCTGTGGCAAACCTCGTAATTTGACAATGCATACCATTCAGATCAAAAAGAAGGTTGAAAGCACTTGTTAGAGGCACAAAACTTCTGTTAGTTTTAGGTAAGTGCTTATTGCAAACAAAAtccaatcataatttaattaatttaattaataaatcgaTCGATGTAGCACACACATGAAAACAGGGAGGTGACGGCGGTGCGTAAATTGTGTTACTAAATCGTGTAATGTTCAGCAGCAGCTCTGTATGGCTGGTCCGAGTCAACAATTTGTTCATATCCTGAAGTAGAGGACTTTTTCCGCAAGAGAGAAGAGAGTGAATGCTGAGTTCTGGTTATTGTTGGTATTTAAGAACAGACTATTCTCACATGTTCTTTATACAGAATACCATTTCTATTAATTCTCCACTGAATTATGTGATCTGAAGAGCACCGTCCATTATCTTCTACGAGCGCGAGTGTTTATGAGTCAGAGCTCGATCACTCTAGACCTGTCAATCATGTAATCATATCTTTTGCCCTTccgcatataaaaaaaaagaaaaaaacatttttctacacATGAAATATGAATTAAAGTGGGTTTTGAGCAAAAAcgttaataattacattttcaatgtAGCTTGATGCTAATTGTACCTCTAATTATTTCAGATGTATTCTTGTAAGCATTATGGAtattttgtgtttctggtgAAGAATCAAgttatttatcttaatttaattCTGCATATTGAGCAGCGGATGTTGTAAACCACACGAGAtatcatagactgtaaaaaaaagatgGACAACGCACCTTCCATTGAAGAAAAGTGAAGCCGCCATTGTCCCATTAAGGCGCGGCCATATTGCGCTAATGTGAgaccagagtctgcgcagtagagagCAAAGTGGAGCCGCGTCCCGCCCTCACTCCCGCTGAGTCGATCGCAAGTACAGACCCCTGACCCTTTTTAAATGAGCCTGTACTGCTCCAACTTTTGTCTGCTGATTGCCGTATAAGAGGTTTGTGTTAAAATAAGGTAAATACAACTGCAATCTCTTCCTGAAGATCCCGAAAAAGTCAGTTGGCGCCTCATTTCACTCAGAGAAGCTGTCAGTCTCAGCTGTCAATCATGACGTCACACTCCCGTTTTTATAACATCACTTAACTAACTAAAACcaaacttataaaaaaaaaaaaaaaacacttgaactTACATCGGCGTGATAAAATCtacataaaaagacaaaaaacatctttgaaaaaaaaatattttacgtgaaatttaattatttagtttgtCTCACGTCCGAGAGGGCGGGATTATGACCTATACTGGGACCAGCGATTGAAACGCAATGACTTCACTTTAGTGATGGGAAGTCCGGTTCTTTTCCGTGAACCGGTTCTTTCGAACAGTTTGTTTCAATGAACCGGTTCATTGGTTCTTTTACGCCCTAACGTAATGACGTCATTCGCGATGACGTAATGATATAATCTATCGTCCCGGGCTGGGATGAAAATAcacattcaaatatataaagTCAGTAATGATAACTTCAGTCGGTTAAAACATCATAATCATGATCTTTAAAGCTTACAATTAAGTTTTGCAAGCACCCAAATACAGGTACAGGCAGTGAAGTGCATAGGAGGATTTAAGTCTTGAAGATATAAAGTGAATAAATTAGTTGTCATCAGCGCAGAAACCATAATCCATTTACTATACATAATccattgtgatttatttattattaaataaacttaCGTTTCACCCTTATTCAGGTCCTCGGTTTACCCGAGCCATATAGCATTAGCACAGAATCAGTTGTCCAAAAGAACTAGTTTGGTTCAAACGTGCTGTCAGTCATAGTAGGCAATCACTGTTCGCTGAATCACGCATGCGCAGTATCATCAGCTCATCGGTTCTCAAATCGGATGTGTCCAAAAGAAACAGTTCAGCAAACCAGTGTGGCACAGTGCGGCACAAGTGggtaattttaaaaatacagtcgcgggaaaaattacagagcttaattacagaatttttatttaaaaaattaatatagatccttttactaatgtgtattatacttggaatgtatccctggcaacttaagaacggagaggcggttgtaacatcaaacaacgtgagtttcagcagagcagcagaaataaacctgacaacagccactatagattatattagataataaacacacgattacgataggatatggtttgtatgtgattttattgagatttggatattttcataacaatgaatgaatgtgtACATGAGCGATTCCACAGTTTCTGTCCACAAGGGGTGTAATGAACAATATAGATTGAATAATACCCAgttgttgtcattttttttatttttagttcacTATTTTGTTTAAGATAGATGTAAGAAATAATGAAGTTAATTTTATCCCACTAAGCCTTGGCATTGTCGTGTAATgagactttattttatttccgtCCCCAGAAATTGCGAATGTCAGGGTGGGACATTCAGTGCATCTGGATCATTTCTttcatttcctttaataaaatCCTGAATTTTGGcgcataacatttattttgtgtctTCTACAAAATACTACTAACACTGAAAGTATAATTCCCTTAATCCACCACGATTCAATGGAAACATTTACTAACGTTCATTACACCTGCTGTCCAAGCAGTTACGAACGTTAAactatgatttctaaaggaaaCAGAGATATAATTTTTCCATGTAATTCTATCAGTAGCAAAACGATAAAAACATATTGTGTGGGTTAAATTCTCATATGCGTTGCTACATGataaattgttaataaattgGGATAAAACAGGGGCAGAGATTTTCTGTCCAAATATCATAACGCTCGTACATTTTATTCTGATGCTGAATTTCCATCTCCTAATGTCTCAACGGTTCTCACGTCAGAAATAAGATTGTATAGGTCACGCATGCTCTGCATGGGAGGAAGAGTTAACGAGATTTCACGGATTTGGACGAATGCGGGTAAATTTGTGGCTTCTGTCCAAAAGTTTACGAACGTTAAAATGTTACGAACGTGGTAAACTTTGGTTAAGTAAACATTAAATAGGATCATTGTGGTGAGAAAGGATAAAAGCACACGCAAGTCGGATGATTGCTAGTGGTTTCAGACCGAAAGTCGTGTTCATCGTGAAAGAGTATGCATGAATGGTGGTTGTATAGATTTTGACAGATTCTGCACATCTTGTTCGTAAATTAGATGGAAATTTTCAGTCTGTCCAACTTCGAACGTTGTTTTCTGAGTATGTTTGACTCAATAAGCTGTTCATGAAAGTCAACATCGTCAAtaattttgattacttttttccggggggggggggtttttgatgattttttttttctgtccaaTGTTCGTAAGAATATAGCTTAAGCTGTCGAAGTTAACACGTTAATAGTGCGTTAACACAATCTCACTTATGCCATTAGAATAAACTGTCGGCGTTAATCGCATAGGTTTTTAAACAACACACAATAAAGCTAGTTTAAACATTAGCTTTGTGGTAAAATGAAGCTCCACAGCCTGTCAAGTGTACCTTCATCATGTCCAAATTATGTAGGCCACAGGCATTGCGCGAATTTACTTTCAATTCCACCGGAGCTCCGTTTGATGGCAGCTAGAGCGTACCGTGAATTTGTGCTCATTTCCTTGCCTGTATTGGTCGATTAGCCTATCATGCGATTCAGCGTTACCTCACTTAATTGACCAGTCAAGAGTCAAACTATTTCCTGAGTGCAAGTGTAACCAACAGCCACAGCTCAGCAATAGCCTATAGTCTTGTGTATGATTTCTCCAAATCATATTTAGCACATCATGCCTAATAAATGTCTGAAGTATcctatattcattattttaaaaggaACACACCGCCATCATATTCTGTAAATCAGGCTATGTAAATTGCAGCCTATCATAGAGAAGATAATATCCTTATCTTGTAATTGACATGAACATGGAGACTAACAGTCATCATTCATATTTCAGATTCTTAATTTTAAGAAGTGTATTCAAGAAATGAAACGGCTATTCTGTAAATTAAGTGTTCAGAGCATATAATTAAACACATAATTATAAatttcaagtgttaaaaaataattagtcATAACTCTTTAGTTAACAAATATTCAGAGTTACTTTGCATAAAGAGTTATTGGTGATCTATTCAGCAGAATTACTCATTTTATCTGTCcacattacaaatgttattTCATTCACGATGTATGATCTTTAAATTTgatagtaaatgatgacaggttattttaatgtgttatgaACTTGTTCTATTCTTTGCCAGTTTTCATGAAATGGTATTATTTTGTGTTACAGAGGCAAACTTGCAggattgtttcattttttccGTCCACGTTACACACGTTATAACTTTGCACACTTGTAGGAGTTTCTTTTGGCTTCTACATTTGGCAAATAAATTTGGAAAATATACCTGTGGTATTTGTTAGTAATTTTGCAGGCTTTCAGTTTATGAACATACCAGAATCAAAAATGCACCTTTAAGTTTATAGAACAGATAATATTAGATGGCCACCCTGCCTGCATGGAAGTCCTATTACCAGTTTTGTGAACCATACACAACGCATGACTCATAACTATACCAAATTAGGAACAAAGCAAAACATGAACTGGGATTCAACCAGAATTTTATTAAACTGAATTAGATTAAGTACACTTTCTGCTTGAATTTACACTGTTTTTTCCGTCCATGTTACGTTAAATTTTACATCAACTCAACTTTGATCAAAGTTTACTAGTTTACCATTTCCAGATTTATCCTGCCTTTCACACAGCTGTACCCCAGGTTTTCTCAGGATGTTAACTTGAGGACAATGGCTTTCTCCATGAAGATTGATTTTGCAGGCTATTGTCCTTGCAGTTAGGCCTAAACTGTGGAATCGCCCacatctgaaatgctcatttgtgcagcgatataaaaggctataaatagcatattttaacaacagtaaacgaccaaattccacatgtgatcgcaaaaggaagttattacaaacactcgatggtggtttgaagtgagttctgagtaaaagtgtactattaatctcataaattgtcttatgtagcataatGCTAACGTTacctctaatgcagctgcagaacaggtccaattcttcttcataatgcattttgtcataatacttcacgtaaggtcacaagaaaatgttttgttgtatttatttagaaatacttttgataatagttgggtaaatgtatactgggactgaagcgatgtggcttggtacgttttattgccagtttaaaggctgataatggctgaataaatacaaaaaattatgataaaaaaataataaggattatgtctcatacctggcggaagtgtgaaggGTTCTGTTTCCTTGaaatagtttgtcatgcatatttcaacacatttacaggtaaatcctagtattttaaatttgtgattaatcatgattaatcacagtccatgactgtgattaacgcgattcaattttttaattttaacagacGGTCTTCTGAAAGAAAAATTACCCTTAAAAGGAACGTGCAACTAATAGAGGTAGACTATGTAGGCTACAGTTGAAATTCGTCCTCAATGCTATAAAAAAGCCTaattagttatatatatatatatataatatgtacaCATACACATCCATCCACCTCAGTGTTAAATAACTCCATTTCATTAGTCAATTACTGCACAATTAAAAAGAGTTTAAAAAGGTCTGAAGTTTTAACTGCGAAATagtgaacaaataaaaattccatttgaacacctgtaaaaacaaaaataacattcacTCAGTAAATATGTGCAAcatacaaatttataaaaaattactcTTAGTTATTGTGTCCTATTCTGTTACTTCCTCTATCAGTGCATAGATGTGTAGAATTTGAAAGCATTTGATACAACAGAAATCTACTGTGGGTTATTGTgtcagtaatgttttttaacTGTCCTCTGACCACCCCGCAGATTTCCATAAACTGTATAACCTTATAGGACACATCGTTATGAAATGTCAATGTTTGGAGCACAAGATTTTAGCAGATGGGTCAAATTGGTAATGGTTACAACTAGGAACTTAGGTATGACTTCTTATGATATCAGTTAGCTTTCTGATGGCATGTTTGAAATGATCAGGCTGGAAATTAACAGCACtttcaaataacaaacaaatgtCTGGACAGTGCAGCAAAAATTCCCTCTGAGCTGCTTCCTGATCTTCAAGACATGAAAAAGGATTCCTGCCAAATGATGACTCCCATGTCAATGAACCAACTTCTCTGTCATAACAGTTTGCTGCATCCACTGCATCTGGCAGAACATCAGGAGAGACTTTCTTGGGGCATCCACCATGGGCCAGATGATTAGGAACTCCATTCCCTACAAGGAAATTGAGAATTGATAACCTTTAGAGCATCAGATGGAACCTACATTTCCTGTTGTGAAGTAGCACAGCAGACAAAAACCTCTCAACAAACGATCAAGGTCAAGAAGCTGGGTTTAATTCTAGCTACTCGTCACGGCCCATTCTGAGGTGACATGAAACGAAGGTATTAACAGGACTCCAACCCCTGCAGACAGATCACCAACTAAACCAACTTCaagtaaattttttaaagaatggagagaaaaaatatataataaatgatatatatataaaaaaattcagacAAACCTGTCTACCtcattacaaataaacaaatcacaaataaggtcacaaaaataaatggcaGCCGGGGCGTAGCAAGCTTTTCAAAAGTGCGGGGGATGGATGTGGTTTGTTTGTTAACAATAAAAACGATGAATACAATGACAGAAGAGTACAAAAGGTATAACATACAAGATATAAAAAGCTTCCCATTTGAATGAGTGATACTAGAAAAGTATAAGAACACACAGAAAATAAGTCAAAACTCTGTTGTGAAAATACACAACAGTAGACTTGCtaaagaatcagaatcagaaatacTTTAATAATCCCAGggggaaattatttttgttacaaACTCCAGATATACAAACAACATATATTAAGAACAAAAtatgaacatatatatatatatatatatatatataaatgcaacaAACAACAAGCAACTGACCAATGAACATATGACCAATTACCTCTCATTTAAAAGAACCAAAAGTGCTCTTTCTGCCCTCCTTACAGGAGACAAACTGTTCAGCAATCTTTTTTCTGTTTACCCTGTCCAGCTTGTCTTTATGTACATGGCACACAGCAACACTGTTGAGGCGGGTTTGGATCATGGTGCTGCGTAGCCATGTTTTCAGCCTCCGGAGGCTGCTGAAACTCCTTTCTGAGTCTGCTGATGACACAGGCACAACTAGCAGGAGTCGGGCAATGGTTTCGACTTGGTCAAAGAGACCATGGACTTCTGGGGTCATCCCTTGAAGAACAGCAACAATTTCAGTACTAGACTGGAAGCTGTACTTCATTCTGAACAATGCAAGCTGAACTTTGAGGATGTCTGGGTTGATTTCTGGGTACTGTTGGACAACACCATGTATCTTTCCAGTTAAGAGAACTTGTTCCAGGTGCCTTAACATTTGCATTCCCTCCTGCTCAAATCTTTATCTAAACTGCATGTCAGCAACATCCAGAACTTTGTAGAATTCAGTCCTGTAGTAGTCAGAAGGGGACACGTGTACATGTGCAGGAGCACTACCTGTGAAGCGCTGAGGTGGGATACGGACACGAGGAGAGGCAATAGGAGTGAGATGGAGTGTCTCACACATCCTTGTTGCTTTCGTGTAAAGAGCCTGAAAACTCTCTGTGTTGCTCTTTTTGCTGAAACTTTCCTTAACACAGGCAACAGCTGAAAGCATACCATCTAGGGTCTGTGTTCTGCTCTGGAGGGACAAATTCAAAACCTCCAACTCCCCTGTGATCTCTAAAGCACACACAAGACTAAGGACAACATTTCCCTGCTGAAATGTCTCATACAGCCCCTGTGCCTTACTAGCCGCATCAGACTCACTCACTGCCATCTCAGCCAAAGCCTTGATTATGCACTCGTACTGGTTTAGCACAGTGCGGATGGCACTAGTGCGGACCGTCCACCTTGTTGGACACAGAGGTCTTATAGTGTGACATGGACCCTCACCCTCCTCAGACCTTGCAATTCCCTTAAAGTCCTTCAGTTTCCCTGACTGCCCAAACAACACTCCCAACTCATTGACCCAATCCAGAGAATTCCGCATAAATATTGAGGCAGTACAGGACCTCTGTGTAATTAGGTTAACACAGTGGGCAGCACAATGAACATAGGGAGCCAgaggttttatttttcttacaatgGCCTGTGCTCCACTGTATTTGCCAGCCATATTTGCGGCCCCATCGTATGCTTGGCCACGCAACCCAGTGATAGGCAAGTTTAGGCGCTGCAAAACATCCATGACTACTTTTGCTAGATTTTCTCCTGTTGTCAAAGAAACCTCATAAAGACCAATAAATTCTTCACGAGGGACTAAATCCTTGTCAACATATCTCAAACACACTGCCTCTTGCTCTTTTCCAGACACGTCTCGTGTCCCATCCATCATCACAGAGTACTGCAGGTGTGGAAGTGATCTGATGTTTTCAACTATTTCACGTATGATCACGCTGCTGAACAAAGTCAGGATTTCATTTTGAACCATAGCTGAAGTATATACATCCTTTCTACCACATGTCAACCACTTGGTTAGAGAGGGGTCATCCTCTGATTTGTACTTCAGAACCTGTTCAAAATTTCCCTCACCACATTCATGGCCCCTAAAAGGTAAGCCCTGCCCAGCCAACATCTGCACAGCACCAATGATTTTGAGAAGACATCCCCTTGCTTCCTCTTGCTGTTTCACACTCACACTAGATAGCTGAACCTGTACTGATCGATCTTCATAGATGTGCATTGTCATGGCTGTCTTATGACTATCAGATCTCTCATGCACAGTAAATCGCTCAAGGGCTTTTTTCCAATTTTTAAACCCAGATGAAATTAATGCTGAATCAGCATTCTTGGCAAGAGGTGATGTCTCAGAGTTAAAGGCTTTGGAGCAGTAAAAGCACAATACACCCTCAACACCAGGACTCACATGGAGCCATGGAAATTTCTGGTACCACTGAGTTTGAAAACTCAGAGTATATTTGGGCAAGGACTGTTTAGCAATTAATTTTGGATCTGGTTGATTGGGCTTACTGAACTGATGGCGAGTAACAGCCACGTCTTTTTCTCTGCTCCTCTCTCTACCATTTCATCGTCATCCTTATCCTCTCTGACCTCTCCCTCACTCTGTTCTTCTTGTCTGCCCGCTTCGTGTCTGCCTTTTCCTCCCTCTTCATCTCTGTCTTCCTCACTCCTGGCCACATCCTCACATACACCCTAATCAAAACAATTGAAATGAAATTCTGAATTTGATATAAACACACCAGACACACGCGTGCACCTGGGATGGAAATAAACACCACccatgacacaaacacacacacatggccTCTCTTCCTTCATAGACCTCTTTCACAAACTGTAACGTTCATTTCATTGCTCACCTGTGAACCTTCCTATGCTCTCTCTGAAACTGATGCCTCCAGCAACTTCCTTTCCTAAACAAGGGTGCAGTGGTAAAGGAATAGGCTACTGTTGTTTAATGTCAACATTTTTCAACTTTCAGCTCTCAACTTCACTTACAGGATTTCTCTTGAAAAAGGTGTCAATCTTCTCCTGCCTCTTTCTTTTCTGCATCTTAATGATACTGCGTGACAAAAAGACAGTGGTAAGCTTGACAGTGACATGGGTCTGACAGGACTGTGACTGCTAAATTTTGCTTACTTGCGCCTTGAAAAGGggagatataaaaaaataaaataaataaataaaaaaaccgCCCACACGAAGCGTTTTCTCTGGTGGTATAAATAATGTAacaatttactgtttttaaacattaaaataatatacacttTTCTTTCATAGTTCTTCAACAGGTATGCAAACAATGACATCATTTCTCACTTTTTTCTCCTCAACAGGTACAATCAAACACAACAGGTAAGTATCCACAAAAGTATTCAGCTAATCAACAAACAAtgctcaaaatatcaaaatcaatT
The sequence above is drawn from the Onychostoma macrolepis isolate SWU-2019 chromosome 04, ASM1243209v1, whole genome shotgun sequence genome and encodes:
- the LOC131538377 gene encoding zinc finger MYM-type protein 1-like — translated: MTMHIYEDRSVQVQLSSVSVKQQEEARGCLLKIIGAVQMLAGQGLPFRGHECGEGNFEQVLKYKSEDDPSLTKWLTCGRKDVYTSAMVQNEILTLFSSVIIREIVENIRSLPHLQYSVMMDGTRDVSGKEQEAVCLRYVDKDLVPREEFIGLYEVSLTTGENLAKVVMDVLQRLNLPITGLRGQAYDGAANMAGKYSGAQAIVRKIKPLAPYVHCAAHCVNLITQRSCTASIFMRNSLDWVNELGVLFGQSGKLKDFKGIARSEEGEGPCHTIRPLCPTRWTVRTSAIRTVLNQYECIIKALAEMAVSESDAASKAQGLYETFQQGNVVLSLVCALEITGELEVLNLSLQSRTQTLDGMLSAVACVKESFSKKSNTESFQALYTKATRMCETLHLTPIASPRVRIPPQRFTGSAPAHVHVSPSDYYRTEFYKVLDVADMQFR